In Hemiscyllium ocellatum isolate sHemOce1 chromosome 16, sHemOce1.pat.X.cur, whole genome shotgun sequence, one genomic interval encodes:
- the LOC132823392 gene encoding transcriptional activator protein Pur-alpha-like yields the protein MADRDSGSEQGAVSSSLQQLQQETQELASKRVDIQNKRFYLDVKQNVKGRFLKIAEVGAGGNKSRLTLSMSVAVEFRDYLGDFIEHYAQLGPSNPDMQTDEPRRALKSEFLVRENRKYYMDLKENQRGRFLRIRQTVNRGHGLGSQGQTIALPAQGLIEFRDALAKLIDDYGIEEEPTELPEGTSLTVDNKRFFFDVGSNKYGVFMRVSEVKPSYRNSITIPYKVWAKFGNTFSKYAEEMKKIQERQREKRSEQQEEAPGDDGEED from the coding sequence ATGGCGGATAGAGACAGTGGAAGCGAGCAGGGGGCGGTGAGCTCGAGCTTGCAGCAGCTGCAGCAGGAGACGCAGGAACTGGCGTCCAAGAGGGTGGACATTCAAAACAAACGCTTCTACCTGGACGTGAAGCAGAATGTCAAAGGCCGTTTTCTGAAGATAGCGGAGGTGGGAGCAGGAGGCAATAAAAGTCGCCTAACTCTCTCCATGTCTGTTGCTGTGGAGTTCCGCGACTACCTGGGCGATTTCATCGAGCATTACGCACAGCTCGGCCCCAGTAACCCGGACATGCAGACGGACGAGCCGAGGCGAGCTCTGAAAAGTGAATTCTTGGTGCGGGAAAACCGCAAGTATTATATGGATTTAAAAGAGAACCAGCGAGGCCGGTTCCTACGGATCCGCCAAACCGTGAACCGGGGACATGGCCTTGGCTCGCAGGGTCAGACTATCGCCCTCCCCGCTCAGGGGCTAATTGAATTCCGTGATGCACTCGCTAAACTCATCGACGATTATGGCATCGAAGAGGAACCCACTGAGTTACCCGAAGGGACATCTCTCACTGTGGACAACAAACGATTTTTCTTTGACGTTGGGTCAAACAAGTATGGCGTTTTTATGAGAGTAAGTGAGGTGAAACCATCATACCGCAATTCTATCACGATACCGTACAAAGTGTGGGCCAAGTTTGGAAATACTTTCAGTAAATACGCAGAGGAGATGAAGAAAATACAGGAGAGACAGCGGGAGAAAAGATCTGAACAGCAAGAAGAAGCTCCCGGAGATGATGGGGAGGAAGACTGA